The Mytilus trossulus isolate FHL-02 chromosome 3, PNRI_Mtr1.1.1.hap1, whole genome shotgun sequence genome contains a region encoding:
- the LOC134712851 gene encoding neo-calmodulin-like isoform X2 produces the protein MTTHSERSAKVVSDFKEVFELFDKDGDGTITIKELDTVMRSLGQNPTENEVKEMVQKADTDGNGTIEFPEFLQMATDMMKSVDLADEVRDAFRLFDKNGDGYVTAPELKTILSNNGEKISDEELDALVKDADVDGDGKINYQEFVSMLEGN, from the exons ATG ACAACTCATTCAGAAAGATCTGCTAAAGTTGTATCAG ATTTTAAAGAggtttttgaactttttgacAAAGACGGCGATGGGACCATAACGATCAAAGAACTCGACACTGTAATGAGATCACTGGGACAAAATCCAacagaaaatgaggtcaaagaaATGGTACAGAAAGCTGACACCGATG gTAACGGAACAATAGAATTCCCTGAATTTCTCCAAATGGCTACAGACATGATGAAATCAGTTGACTTAGCAGATGAGGTGCGCGATGCGTTCAGGCTGTTTGATAAAAATGGAGATGGTTATGTAACTGCACCAGAACTTAAAACAATTCTATCGAACAATGGAGAGAAGATTTCTGATGAAGAACTAGATGCTCTGGTTAAAGATGCTGATGTGGATGGCGATGGTAAAATAAACTATCAAG
- the LOC134712851 gene encoding neo-calmodulin-like isoform X1, which translates to MGSINSLFEKTTHSERSAKVVSDFKEVFELFDKDGDGTITIKELDTVMRSLGQNPTENEVKEMVQKADTDGNGTIEFPEFLQMATDMMKSVDLADEVRDAFRLFDKNGDGYVTAPELKTILSNNGEKISDEELDALVKDADVDGDGKINYQEFVSMLEGN; encoded by the exons ATGGGTAGTATTAATTCCTTGTTTGAAAAG ACAACTCATTCAGAAAGATCTGCTAAAGTTGTATCAG ATTTTAAAGAggtttttgaactttttgacAAAGACGGCGATGGGACCATAACGATCAAAGAACTCGACACTGTAATGAGATCACTGGGACAAAATCCAacagaaaatgaggtcaaagaaATGGTACAGAAAGCTGACACCGATG gTAACGGAACAATAGAATTCCCTGAATTTCTCCAAATGGCTACAGACATGATGAAATCAGTTGACTTAGCAGATGAGGTGCGCGATGCGTTCAGGCTGTTTGATAAAAATGGAGATGGTTATGTAACTGCACCAGAACTTAAAACAATTCTATCGAACAATGGAGAGAAGATTTCTGATGAAGAACTAGATGCTCTGGTTAAAGATGCTGATGTGGATGGCGATGGTAAAATAAACTATCAAG
- the LOC134711145 gene encoding uncharacterized protein LOC134711145, with translation MDNVELLHNTEQLVLREVQQQFYESELNDIRDSKPLNKHSSIVQLDPFIGNDGLLRVGGRLKHIKFDSSFKNPIILPAKHHVTTLIVRKYHEDVKHQGRHFTEGRIRSAGYWVVGGKRLVSSILHKCVTCRKLRKEFQCQKMSNLPVDRIEPEQPPFSSVGVDMFGPWEVLTRKTRGGAANSKRWAALFTCLVTRAVHIEVVEEMSASSFINALLRFQAIRGPVRIFRSDRGTNFVGTVNEMNINVIEVENGPIKNFLQKHGISWIFNSPHSSHMGGVWERMIGVTRRILDAMLLEYGSRSLTHEVLTTFLAEASYIINSRPLVETSTDPNNPFILSPLTLLSQKSNVLQSNIIDFETVDKKDLLRKQWKRVQNLAAIFWKRWKVEYLNTLQNRRKWTSVEKNVSLGDVVLVRDKELSRNSWPLGIVTKVMPSDDGLVRKVELRMIIDGNPKTFLRPISEVVLLVEQ, from the coding sequence ATGGACAATGTTGAATTGCTGCACAACACAGAGCAGCTTGTTCTAAGAGAGGTACAGCAGCAATTTTATGAAAGTGAATTAAATGATATTCGTGACTCAAAGCCTCTAAACAAACACAGTTCTATAGTACAACTGGATCCATTTATCGGCAATGATGGGCTCCTACGTGTAGGTGGACGCTTGaaacatattaaatttgatTCTTCCTTCAAGAATCCTATCATCTTACCTGCAAAACATCATGTTACAACTCTTATCGTCCGTAAATACCATGAAGATGTGAAACATCAGGGACGCCATTTTACTGAAGGCCGAATTCGTTCAGCAGGATACTGGGTAGTAGGTGGCAAAAGACTTGTTTCATCCATTCTGCACAAGTGTGTTACTTGCAGAAAACTCAGGAAAGAATTCcaatgtcaaaaaatgtcaaacttaCCTGTTGATCGCATTGAGCCCGAACAACCACCTTTTTCGTCTGTCGGCGTTGATATGTTTGGTCCGTGGGAGGTGTTAACAAGGAAAACCAGAGGCGGTGCAGCAAACAGTAAACGATGGGCTGCTCTCTTCACATGTCTTGTAACACGAGCCGTCCACATCGAAGTCGTGGAGGAGATGTCAGCTTCATCATTCATTAACGCGTTACTCAGATTTCAAGCAATACGTGGTCCTGTCAGAATATTTCGTTCAGATAGAGGCACAAATTTTGTAGGTACCGTGaatgaaatgaatataaatgtcATAGAAGTGGAAAATGGACCGATTAAGAATTTCTTACAAAAACATGGAATTTCATGGATCTTCAATTCACCACACTCTTCACACATGGGAGGAGTGTGGGAAAGGATGATTGGTGTGACTCGTCGTATTTTGGATGCCATGCTGCTTGAATATGGATCTCGTAGTTTGACTCATGAAGTACTCACAACATTCTTAGCCGAGGCTAGTTATATCATAAACTCTAGACCACTTGTCGAAACATCAACAGATCCTAACAATCCATTTATTCTTTCACCGTTGACATTACTCTCTCAGAAATCTAATGTATTGCAATCTAACATCATAGATTTTGAAACTGTTGACAAAAAGGATCTTCTCCGTAAACAGTGGAAAAGGGTTCAAAATCTCGCTGCAATCTTCTGGAAGCGTTGGAAAGTTGAATACCTCAATACACTACAAAATCGAAGGAAATGGACTTCTGTAGAAAAGAATGTTTCACTAGGTGACGTTGTACTCGTTCGTGACAAGGAACTCTCTCGAAATTCTTGGCCTTTGGGTATTGTTACAAAAGTCATGCCCAGTGATGATGGACTAGTCCGAAAGGTAGAACTCAGAATGATTATAGATGGCAACCCAAAAACATTCTTGCGTCCTATCAGTGAAGTGGTTCTGCTTGTAGAACAATAA
- the LOC134711147 gene encoding uncharacterized protein LOC134711147 yields the protein MFTDSREGDTDQRTSQMTEKGTLFHQEQKDTHIKRAKVSSFMLSNCMNNLNTLPKSLSALQNAETDLDTVYKRYDKNANEYIDFLSRSRDSEAQNELESYWVIMTDVKNKYSMLMDKIQFAKESVETKSVKSHTSQRSDRTRSSASGSRTVGLRAKAESEKIKLKYVEKEVALKKEQFEKSLQLEILAQQKNAAAADVEATYLERHSQGGSDHDGSDILPKEEIGAFERTLNYLDGLGSTSPHDKPLSAEAKLFVPAVTPDYFQKDITASTPIVQNIVHTIPKQTTTAKPTMPVQGPTTLISASHNSATAETQFTSTFLIKKNLLLESFQQQRFDDKPDRYIVWKKQFKVMAADIQCSALEEITLLTNCVKKDSDAYRLIMSTRASCADSPDLCLTNIWNRLDQRFGSAELLESALKTKLSNLPNMIDRKVLYDLHDLLNEIQAVKTLREYSVIFSYLDSSLGIRPIVQKLPKFIQDKWITRVVNYKKQNQVIFPPFSEFLKFIGEISVIRNDPSLLFETPMNHSTRKPSYSKPQNTMYKQKDQHLITANKMEVNSTPVTKSNSNSTHACLIHIGAKHTINECKAFRCKSLENRKTLLRSHNICLRCCDTSDHFANRCRAQIQCDICKASTHCTALHIDFNNNNADINNNSNQRTGNAAPKHGEETPAEVSSRCTEICGIPSFTGKSCAKILPVRIFPEGQPDKAVLAYAMLDDQSNRTLGKTCLFDSLSVESETIEYKMESCSGRSTSSGRIVGGLVVESVSNNLQMKLPPVIECDNIPDNQTEIPTPDVARHYPHLHDIAHQLHEHDASMKIMLLIGRDLSSAHHVLEQKLGPPRSPFAQRSPLGWTIIGDVCLFGQHCPSSAECDQNFIIDNGRPTSLKPCEQIINVRKTFIRSEQPQLTKYNIFETTSHDNKPGLSIEDRKFLDIMDKEFRLDFDGKWVAPLPFGSPHYAMPDNYLLALNRAKSLDASLHRNETKKQHLLEFMQTIIDNHHAEIAPYLPPDRERWYLPLFGVYHPRKPEQIRGVFDASAKFNNVSLNDQLLQGPDLINSLLGILIRFRKEMVGVVADIQQMFHSFMVQEEHRDFLRFLWHKDNVIENPLVTYRMRVHVFGNRPSPSIAMYGLRRIGELATESHGDDVKNFINNDFYVDDGLKSCPSSQDAIDLILKTQEAMKMHGNLRLHKFASNSKVVMNALEPGDLAKGLVDMDFEKDSPTQRSLGLLWDLGSDTFKFSISNETKSATRRGILSVVNSLYDPMGFISPITVQGKIILRKIVSSTFDWDDPLPEHLLTEWNKWSQNLPDLEDLRIPRIIVPNLSNAVNKELFIYFDASELAIAAVCYLHVSYSDGSTSTGFVLCKAKVAPAKCTTIPRLELCSAVLGVEIAQIAVDHLQINIDNIKYFSDSRVVLGYINNEKRRFFVYVANRVARIRSYSEPTQWLYVRSEKNPADIGTRGIHPADLQNSL from the coding sequence ATGTTTACAGACAGTCGTGAAGGAGACACAGATCAACGAACTAGTCAGATGACTGAAAAGGGAACTCTGTTCCACCAGGAACAAAAGGACACTCACATAAAAAGGGCAAAAGTGTCAAGTTTCATGTTATCAAATTGTATGAACAATCTTAATACACTACCAAAGTCTTTGTCAGCATTACAAAATGCAGAAACAGATTTAGACACTGTGTACAAAAGATATGACAAAAATGCAAATGAGTACATTGATTTTCTGTCACGTTCAAGAGATTCAGAAGCCCAAAACGAATTGGAATCATACTGGGTGATAATGACTgatgttaaaaacaaatacagtaTGTTAATGGACAAAATTCAGTTTGCAAAGGAATCCGTTgaaacaaaatcagttaaatCGCACACGTCACAAAGATCAGACAGAACTCGTTCGTCAGCATCTGGGAGTCGTACAGTTGGGCTAAGAGCCAAAGCAGaatctgaaaaaataaagcTCAAATATGTTGAAAAAGAAGTGGCAttgaaaaaagaacaatttgaaaaatcctTACAGCTAGAAATTCTTGcacaacaaaaaaatgcagCAGCGGCTGATGTAGAAGCAACTTATCTAGAGAGACATTCTCAAGGCGGATCTGACCATGATGGGTCTGATATCTTACCTAAAGAGGAAATTGGTGCGTTCGAAAGAACTTTAAACTATCTAGATGGATTGGGCTCTACTTCTCCACACGACAAACCTCTATCAGCTGAAGCAAAATTGTTTGTACCTGCAGTCACGCCAGACtattttcaaaaagatattACTGCTTCTACACCAATAGTACAGAACATTGTTCACACTATTCCTAAACAAACAACTACTGCAAAACCAACAATGCCAGTCCAAGGGCCAACCACTTTAATCTCAGCTTCACACAATAGCGCTACTGCAGAAACACAATTTACATCAACgtttcttattaagaaaaacttattGTTAGAAAGCTTTCAACAACAAAGATTTGACGACAAGCCAGACCGTTACATCGTGTggaaaaaacaattcaaagttaTGGCTGCTGACATTCAATGTTCTGCATTAGAAGAAATCACTCTGTtgacaaattgtgtaaaaaaggATTCCGATGCTTATCGTCTGATCATGAGCACCAGGGCTTCATGTGCCGACAGTCCAGACTTGTGTTTAACCAATATTTGGAATAGACTAGACCAACGTTTCGGTTCAGCAGAGTTATTAGAATCtgctttgaaaacaaaactttcaaatttgCCAAATATGATTGACCGTAAAGTTCTTTATGACCTACACGATTTGCTAAATGAAATTCAGGCTGTGAAAACACTCCGAGAATATAGTGTGATATTTTCATACTTAGACTCCTCACTAGGCATTAGACCAATAGTTCAAAAACTGCCAAAGTTTATTCAAGATAAATGGATCACACGAGTGGTGAATTATAAGAAGCAGAACCAAGTGATTTTCCCGCCTTTTAGCGAGTTCTTAAAATTCATTGGTGAAATAAGTGTTATTCGAAATGACCCAAGTCTCCTTTTTGAAACACCTATGAATCATTCAACAAGAAAACCAAGTTACAGTAAACCACAAAACACTATGTACAAACAAAAAGATCAGCATCTTATAACGGCAAATAAGATGGAGGTAAATTCTACTCCTGTAACAAAGTCAAACTCAAACTCAACACATGCCTGTTTGATTCACATTGGAGCCAAACACACCATTAATGAGTGTAAAGCTTTCCGGTGCAAAAGTTTAGAAAACAGAAAAACTCTGCTTCGAAGTCATAACATTTGTTTACGTTGTTGCGATACTTCAGACCATTTTGCAAACCGTTGTCGGGCTCAGATACAGTGTGACATATGCAAAGCGTCAACTCATTGCACTGCTCTTCATATAGACTTTAACAATAATAATGCAGACATTAACAATAACTCGAATCAAAGAACTGGTAATGCTGCACCAAAGCATGGCGAGGAGACACCAGCAGAAGTAAGCTCTCGTTGTACCGAGATTTGTGGTATTCCCAGCTTTACAGGCAAATCATGCGCAAAAATTCTTCCAGTGCGAATATTTCCGGAAGGACAACCGGACAAAGCTGTACTCGCATATGCAATGCTTGATGACCAAAGCAATAGGACTCTAGGAAAAACTTGTTTGTTTGATAGCTTATCTGTTGAATCTGAAACAATCGAATACAAGATGGAATCATGTTCCGGAAGGTCGACAAGTAGTGGACGGATTGTAGGAGGACTGGTAGTTGAAAGCGTCAGTAACAATCTGCAAATGAAATTACCACCTGTTATAGAATGTGACAATATTCCAGACAATCAAACTGAAATTCCGACACCGGATGTTGCTCGCCATTACCCACACTTGCATGACATTGCTCATCAATTACATGAACACGACGCTTCtatgaaaataatgttactGATAGGCCGTGACCTTTCAAGTGCTCACCACGTTCTTGAACAAAAGTTAGGACCTCCACGGTCACCTTTTGCACAACGTTCACCACTAGGTTGGACTATCATTGGTGATGTTTGTCTCTTTGGACAACATTGTCCTTCATCAGCGGAGTGTGATCAGAATTTCATCATAGATAATGGGCGCCCTACGAGTTTGAAACCATGTGAACAAATTATTAACGTTCGAAAAACATTCATCAGAAGTGAACAACCCCaattgacaaaatataacattttcgAAACAACTAGTCACGACAATAAGCCCGGACTGTCAATTGAAGATCGTAAATTTCTAGACATAATGGACAAAGAATTTCGCCTAGACTTTGATGGTAAATGGGTAGCGCCTTTACCTTTTGGTTCACCACATTATGCTATGCCAGACAATTATCTGCTTGCGCTTAATCGTGCCAAATCTCTAGATGCTTCACTGCATAGGAATGAAACAAAGAAGCAGCATCTACTCGAATTCATGCAGACAATTATTGACAATCACCATGCTGAAATTGCCCCGTATCTACCTCCTGATAGAGAACGTTGGTACCTTCCATTATTCGGGGTATATCACCCTCGCAAGCCAGAGCAAATTCGCGGCGTCTTTGACGCATCTGCAAAATTCAACAATGTTTCACTGAATGACCAGCTGCTTCAAGGTCCTGATCTCATCAACAGTCTTCTCGGAATACTTATTCGATTTAGAAAAGAGATGGTAGGAGTAGTCGCTGATATCCAGCAAATGTTCCATTCGTTCATGGTACAGGAAGAACATAGAGATTTCCTCAGATTTCTATGGCACAAAGATAATGTGATTGAAAACCCACTTGTTACTTACCGTATGCGTGTACATGTCTTTGGGAATCGACCTTCGCCCTCAATAGCTATGTATGGATTACGTCGAATAGGAGAATTAGCCACTGAATCTCATGGTGACGATGTGaagaattttataaacaatgatTTCTATGTTGATGATGGCTTGAAGTCTTGCCCGTCAAGCCAAGATGCTATAGACTTGATTCTAAAAACCCAAGAAGCCATGAAAATGCATGGAAATCTGCGACTTCATAAATTTGCGTCCAATAGCAAAGTTGTTATGAATGCGTTGGAACCCGGAGACTTAGCAAAGGGACTCGTGGATATGGACTTTGAGAAAGACTCACCTACTCAGCGTAGCCTAGGTCTGCTGTGGGATTTAGGATCCGATACCTTTAAATTCAGCATCTCTAATGAAACTAAATCAGCAACGCGTAGAGGCATACTCTCAGTTGTTAATAGTCTTTACGACCCAATGGGATTTATCTCCCCAATAACTGTGCAAGGCAAAATCATACTTCGAAAAATAGTGTCTTCAACATTTGATTGGGATGATCCATTGCCTGAACATTTGTTGACTGAATGGAATAAATGGAGTCAAAACTTACCTGACTTAGAGGATTTGCGCATACCCCGTATTATCGTGCCAAATCTTAGCAATGCTGTAAACAAGGAACTATTTATTTACTTTGATGCGTCAGAACTTGCCATTGCAGCTGTGTGTTACCTTCATGTTAGTTATTCGGATGGTTCTACTTCTACTGGATTCGTGCTATGTAAAGCCAAGGTTGCTCCAGCGAAATGTACCACCATTCCAAGACTAGAACTCTGTTCTGCAGTGCTAGGGGTTGAAATTGCTCAGATTGCAGTGGACCACTTGCAGATCAATATTGATAACATCAAATATTTCAGTGATAGTCGAGTAGTCTTAGGCTATATTAACAATGAAAAGAGACGCTTTTTTGTTTACGTAGCCAACCGTGTTGCAAGGATCAGAAGTTATAGCGAACCTACTCAATGGCTCTATGTTCGTTCTGAAAAGAACCCTGCCGATATAGGAACTAGAGGTATTCATCCCGCAGACTTACAGAATAGTCTCTGA